CGCTTCTTCGACGCGCCGGTCGCGTTGTTCTTCACGCTCGACCGCGTGATGACGCGTGGTGCATGGCTCGACTGCGGAATGTTCCTGCAGGGCGTGATGACGGCCGCGCGCGCACGCGGCCTCGACACCTGCCCGCAGGCCGCGTTCGTGCCGTTTCACCGGATCGTCGCCGGGCATCTCGGCATACCGGCGAACGAGCAGCTCGTCTGCGGGATGTCGCTCGGCCATGCGGACCCGAATGCGATCGAGAACCGCCTCGTCACCGAGCGCGCGAGCGTCGCCGAATTCGCGCGCTTTTTCGCTTGAAATCGCGTGACGCGCACCTACCTTTCGATCAGGACCGGATCGTGCTGCGAACCTGCGGCGATGCGTCCTGTCACACTACCGCCCGGATCGATCGGGCGTAAGATGTGCGTCCGTTCCCCGCTACCCCGCGTTTCCGGAGAAGTTTCATGCTGAAACACGGCCTGGCCGTCCTGCTGCTCGCGAGCGCCGCGCTCGCGGCCCATGCGCAGAGCCCCGCACCGGCCACCGTCGCATGGGAGATCCAGGTAGTGCGCGACGGTCAGACGATCGACACGTTCCAGCAACGCACCACCGTGGGTCAAACCCGTACCGACACCCATCGCTATCCGTCCGCCGTGCCCGTCGGCTGCGGCAATGCCGCGCGCGTCGTGCCGACCGAGCGTTCGCGCTCGGTGACGGTCGCGCCGCTCACCGTCGACGACGCCGCGCATACGGTGTCGCTCGCGCTCGACGTGCAGGAAACCCTCGACGACGAAAACGCGACGCGCAGCGATCCGTGCCTGCCGACGTCGCCGCGACAGATCGTCGCGAGCCATCCGGGGCTGTCGGTCGGCGGCGACGCATGGACCGACTGGACGCTCGTCGAGCAGCATCCGCATCTCGTCTACCGCGTGCGCGCGCACGTCGCGAAGGACTGAACGCCATGTCCGCCGACGCCCTGTCCTTGCCGTTCGCCGAACCGCACGCCGCGCCCGACGAAATCACCGCGGTGAGCTGGAACCTGCACAAGGGCCGCTCGCCGCTCGGCTTCACCGCATGGAATGCGATGCGCAACTGGATGCAGTCGACGCACGCCGACGTGTATTTCCTCCAGGAAGCGATGGCGCGCCGCATGCCGCGGCCGATGCTCGCGCCCGGCTTCGGCGCGCCGATGGACGACGCGGTCGACGACGTATGGCACTGCCAGGCCACCGAGATCGCGCAGGCGCTCGACTGGCAGATCGCGCTCGGACCGAACGTGTTCAAGCCGTCGTGGCGGCACGGCAACGCGATCCTGTCGCCGCATCCGCTCGATCTCGGCGGACGCTGGGACATCTCCGCTCACCGCTTCGAACGGCGCGGGCTGCTGGTCGCGCGCGCGACGCTCGCGGGCGCACGGCCCGTCACGCTGCTGT
The sequence above is a segment of the Burkholderia diffusa genome. Coding sequences within it:
- a CDS encoding endonuclease/exonuclease/phosphatase family protein yields the protein MSADALSLPFAEPHAAPDEITAVSWNLHKGRSPLGFTAWNAMRNWMQSTHADVYFLQEAMARRMPRPMLAPGFGAPMDDAVDDVWHCQATEIAQALDWQIALGPNVFKPSWRHGNAILSPHPLDLGGRWDISAHRFERRGLLVARATLAGARPVTLLCAHLALTRAARLRQMHWIAHWIVRNAGDDPLVLAGDFNDWRNDSVALFGEIGLSEVATLLGQSGRTFPAFSPALALDKMFVRGLTPLEWQAPSGETAWLSDHLPYIARLRLDAQ